The window AAAAGCCGGTATGTCTCCGTCACATACCGCGGGTCTGAGGCTCCCATCTGGCAACCGGGGAAGAAAAGATAGCGGCAAACGCATCCGTCGGTTTGCCCCCTATGGAAATCTTTAATGTCCGCTGACGCGGACGGGGGGCGGCTCTCGCGGCAAACGCATCCGTCGGTTTGCCCCCTATAGAAATCTTTAATGTCCGCTGACGCGGACGGGGGGCGGTTCTCGCGGCTGGATTCTTCTCCAGATGGAACATAGAAAAAGGAGGCTCTTTCAGATCGGGAAAATGCCATGTCGTTGAGCCAGAACTCATGAAAGGCCCACGGCATCGCGTTTTTTTCACGCATTGCGCGGTGGCTCTCTCGCATAAACTTTCCAACGTCAATCTGTTCCGGGCAGACTTTGCCGCAGAGACCGCATTGATTACAGGTGGAAATCAGTCTCGTCGCCACTGTGCCGTTGCCATCCAGCGTGCCGGGATTGACTGTGATATGCACCTCTTCTTCAATGAGCTTGGGGAATTTCTGGAAATAGGCCATCATATCACAGCTGCGGACACAAACATCGCAGCGGCATTTGAGACAGCGGGCCGCCTCCCTCCGCGCCTCGTCTTCCGTATAGCTGCCGTCAACAGAGGGAGACACGGGAACAACCACAGTGACATCTTTCAGCTCCAGCTTGATCTTGGTCGGTATGCGCGGCTCCGGCCCTTTCATGTTCCCCGTCTTGATATAGCCTTCGATCAACGACGCGGCCCGCAGGCCATGCGCGATGGCCTCCGCCGAAGAGACGCCCAAGATAGATCCACCGACGAACAGGCCCTCCGCTGCTGCCATCACGTCACCGGCCGCCGCTTCCTCCGACAGGTCAAACGATCCGCCGCCCTTACCGGTCGCCACATAGACAGCGTCGTATTTTTTTCTTATATTTTCAAGGTCTCTTACCTCCGTGTTGAGGATAAGACTGTATTTTTCTTTAGAAAACTGTTCTTCTATATCTTTTAAAAAAATCTCCGGCGGCATTATATCCCATAAATGTCCTCCAATACGGCCTCCTTTTTCAAACACCGTGACCGCGTATTTCCTGTTCGAGAGCCGCAGTGCGCAGGCCAGGGCGCTGATACCGCCGCCCACTATGGCGATATTTCTATCTTTAGCGGGCATGTTATAACTATTGGGCTCCCTACGAACCATCCCGGCAACGACAGCCCGCTCGATAAGTTTCAGATTGACAGCTCCATCTATGCCGCTTCGCGGGCAGTCCAGACGACATCTCTCGTCACAGATCTCCGCGACGATGCGCGGAAAGGCGACCGCATTGGCATAGAGCCGGTATGCCAGGTTAAAGGCCCCCCGCTCCACACGTGGAACAAACTCCCGTATATCGAGGCTAAAGGGACAGGCGGATATACATGGAGCGGCCTCCTTTTCGAGACAGCAGTTCCTGATCCTGCTTTTCATTTCATCCATCAAATCACTCCATTGGTTCCAGATAACCAAACTCCGTGAGCATT is drawn from Cloacibacillus porcorum and contains these coding sequences:
- a CDS encoding pyridine nucleotide-disulfide oxidoreductase/dicluster-binding protein, whose protein sequence is MDEMKSRIRNCCLEKEAAPCISACPFSLDIREFVPRVERGAFNLAYRLYANAVAFPRIVAEICDERCRLDCPRSGIDGAVNLKLIERAVVAGMVRREPNSYNMPAKDRNIAIVGGGISALACALRLSNRKYAVTVFEKGGRIGGHLWDIMPPEIFLKDIEEQFSKEKYSLILNTEVRDLENIRKKYDAVYVATGKGGGSFDLSEEAAAGDVMAAAEGLFVGGSILGVSSAEAIAHGLRAASLIEGYIKTGNMKGPEPRIPTKIKLELKDVTVVVPVSPSVDGSYTEDEARREAARCLKCRCDVCVRSCDMMAYFQKFPKLIEEEVHITVNPGTLDGNGTVATRLISTCNQCGLCGKVCPEQIDVGKFMRESHRAMREKNAMPWAFHEFWLNDMAFSRSERASFFYVPSGEESSRENRPPSASADIKDFYRGQTDGCVCRESRPPSASADIKDFHRGQTDGCVCRYLFFPGCQMGASDPRYVTETYRLLRKHLPDTAIFVTCCGAPALWSGDDNIYDGICREIEEKWRQLGMPDIIFGCPTCREMIREALPQIKGTMVSDVLYELGVKTAAGGGEISLFDPCSARNYPETRQRVRMMLTEAGYLLKPLEYEGERAKCCSWGGQISIANPPYARWLIDKRISEKPVPYVVYCTNCRDIFAEAGKPVLHILDLILGLGGWDKRPPTYSKRRRNRELVKESLMKELLNEEMPPEKDITLLISQELEAKLHREKILEDDLAAVISFCEQTGRKLSNPKNGHFTGYHEIGHMTCWVEYHPEGDGYRVYNAYSHRMKIELEEVWHGRKQKLDL